From a single Novosphingobium sp. 9U genomic region:
- a CDS encoding prolyl oligopeptidase family serine peptidase, whose translation MRSAVLVLAWLASLFHAAQASARSYTVDDLLRLEAIGKVLVDPAGRWLAFEKREGMFSLKEHGRIAKADVLRSTPYVVDLASPGRAQPLLTDGRPSGTILLGFSPGGRHLAIARLEGDRFRLGTVNLASREVRWWPFAPSYDPFHSIAVWVDDVRLVVIAQEDDRAAGWLVADTMPRKSAAQRGADTAAGRLGVTSAGSGRFLDLQKHSERRLLLLDLNRHVATASIIGPWVSLAPAPSGSWLAATRQAGPLQPAAADPVHEDTPYMSEELLLLRPDAHSIWSPCDTCTLAGVPSWNRRGDTVVALIVAHGRQQILLAQPAKRFVALLPAPRGRASAAGSIGCPLRWRGQELVVPGTDSARAKGPAEIVGRLSVRVSGSCANGQWPVDGADWIRVSSTTPLRFIDAQGHRQALTSGMDNASDALGEFVAQTEALPLGGKTGATLLRLRKARGAEQLVLLRKRAMTPLINLNTHMKDVEPATWRALVQNGRDGKQVSWLVLPPGTRRGAPLPLVVFPYPGQIYSEQPPADQQLGGERYYTSAQLLAASGFAVLLPSLPMPRVLPDQGYPFARAIEKVLEEALGTGCCDRARVGLWGHSYGAYAAAMAASQSSRFHAIVASSGIYDLAGTVGTFGPGTRASPERMLPVAANYAWAEEGQGRMGGAPWSVPLRYVANSPVYLADKIQAPMLITAADQDVSPLGQAEQLFSALFRQGKPAQLVTYWGEGHVVSSPANLRDLYARVTAFFRSELNSKTEGQKAAASEGQLETPRLQDR comes from the coding sequence ATGCGTTCTGCAGTTCTCGTGCTCGCATGGCTCGCAAGCCTGTTCCACGCCGCGCAGGCGTCGGCTCGGTCCTACACGGTCGACGATCTGCTTCGCCTTGAAGCCATCGGCAAGGTTCTCGTCGACCCTGCCGGGCGATGGCTGGCGTTCGAAAAAAGAGAGGGAATGTTTTCGCTAAAAGAGCATGGGCGGATCGCCAAAGCGGACGTCTTGCGCTCGACACCCTATGTGGTCGATCTTGCGAGCCCCGGCAGGGCACAGCCGCTTCTGACGGACGGGAGACCAAGCGGCACCATCCTTCTGGGCTTCTCCCCTGGGGGACGTCACCTTGCGATCGCCAGGCTCGAAGGCGATCGCTTCCGGCTCGGAACCGTCAACTTGGCAAGCCGGGAGGTGCGCTGGTGGCCCTTCGCACCGAGCTATGATCCCTTCCATAGCATTGCTGTCTGGGTAGACGACGTCAGGCTCGTGGTGATCGCTCAGGAAGACGACCGCGCCGCGGGATGGCTCGTTGCCGACACCATGCCGCGCAAGAGCGCGGCCCAGCGCGGCGCCGATACGGCTGCTGGGCGACTGGGGGTCACTTCTGCCGGCAGCGGCCGCTTTCTTGATCTGCAAAAACACAGCGAGCGGCGCTTGCTGCTCCTCGATCTTAACCGACATGTCGCGACAGCTTCTATTATTGGGCCCTGGGTCTCACTGGCTCCGGCGCCGTCTGGTTCGTGGCTTGCCGCGACCCGGCAGGCAGGTCCGCTCCAGCCCGCAGCGGCGGACCCGGTGCACGAGGATACGCCTTACATGAGCGAAGAGTTGCTTCTGCTCAGGCCTGACGCGCATAGCATCTGGTCGCCTTGCGACACTTGCACGCTCGCTGGCGTGCCCTCTTGGAACCGTCGAGGGGACACGGTTGTCGCGCTCATCGTCGCTCACGGGCGCCAGCAGATCCTGTTGGCCCAGCCCGCCAAAAGGTTCGTTGCGCTCCTGCCTGCGCCGCGCGGCCGGGCGAGCGCTGCAGGTTCGATCGGATGTCCGCTGCGCTGGCGAGGGCAGGAGCTTGTCGTGCCGGGGACTGACTCAGCGCGAGCGAAGGGGCCTGCTGAAATCGTGGGACGCCTGTCTGTACGCGTGAGCGGTTCATGTGCGAACGGCCAGTGGCCGGTAGACGGGGCCGATTGGATTCGGGTGAGCAGCACGACGCCCCTGCGCTTCATAGACGCGCAGGGGCACCGACAAGCGCTCACATCCGGCATGGACAACGCTTCGGATGCCCTTGGCGAATTCGTCGCCCAAACCGAAGCACTTCCTCTAGGGGGCAAGACTGGTGCCACGCTACTACGCTTGCGCAAAGCGCGCGGGGCCGAGCAGCTCGTATTGCTGCGCAAACGAGCCATGACACCGCTCATAAATCTCAACACCCACATGAAAGATGTGGAACCCGCAACCTGGCGTGCTCTCGTTCAAAACGGGCGTGATGGGAAGCAAGTCAGCTGGCTGGTCCTGCCACCAGGCACCAGGCGTGGCGCCCCGTTGCCGCTCGTCGTTTTTCCCTATCCTGGGCAGATATACAGTGAGCAGCCACCAGCAGACCAGCAGCTCGGCGGGGAGCGCTACTACACCAGTGCGCAGTTGCTTGCAGCCTCAGGCTTTGCTGTCCTGCTTCCAAGCCTGCCCATGCCACGTGTGCTTCCAGACCAAGGCTATCCCTTCGCCCGGGCAATTGAGAAGGTACTGGAGGAAGCGCTCGGCACTGGCTGCTGTGATCGGGCGCGCGTGGGCCTGTGGGGGCACAGTTACGGAGCTTACGCCGCGGCCATGGCAGCAAGTCAAAGTTCTCGTTTTCATGCGATCGTTGCCTCCTCGGGCATCTACGATCTAGCAGGGACCGTCGGCACCTTCGGACCGGGCACTCGCGCATCGCCGGAGCGGATGTTGCCCGTGGCGGCAAACTATGCCTGGGCCGAGGAGGGGCAGGGCCGGATGGGGGGCGCGCCTTGGAGTGTGCCCTTGCGTTATGTCGCCAACAGTCCGGTCTATTTGGCCGACAAAATTCAAGCACCAATGCTGATCACGGCAGCGGATCAAGATGTATCGCCCCTTGGTCAGGCCGAGCAGCTTTTCTCCGCGCTCTTCCGCCAAGGCAAGCCCGCACAGCTAGTCACGTACTGGGGGGAAGGGCACGTTGTCTCGAGCCCTGCCAACTTGCGCGATCTTTACGCGCGCGTGACGGCCTTCTTCCGGTCTGAACTGAACTCGAAAACTGAGGGGCAGAAAGCCGCGGCATCTGAAGGTCAGCTAGAAACACCAAGGCTTCAGGACCGATGA